One stretch of Rhodoferax lithotrophicus DNA includes these proteins:
- a CDS encoding DUF2934 domain-containing protein, with protein sequence MVTTKKTSTSKPAAVATPPAAKTVAVKKTVTKKSNVSEVIEKVPAVVAEPSKTVKKPSTKTKSEAKPKTGTTPTVQDKTKPSLSPEQRKHYVEVAAFYIAERRGFAPGNPAEDWIAAELEVDRLIASGQFN encoded by the coding sequence ATGGTCACAACCAAAAAAACCAGTACATCCAAGCCTGCCGCAGTGGCGACACCACCTGCTGCTAAAACCGTGGCAGTGAAGAAAACGGTCACCAAAAAATCAAACGTTTCTGAGGTGATCGAAAAAGTACCTGCTGTGGTTGCAGAGCCAAGCAAAACGGTCAAAAAACCATCCACAAAGACAAAATCTGAAGCAAAACCCAAAACCGGCACAACCCCAACAGTCCAAGACAAGACAAAACCATCACTGAGTCCGGAACAACGAAAACACTATGTGGAAGTGGCCGCTTTCTATATTGCCGAGCGTCGAGGTTTTGCTCCAGGGAATCCTGCTGAGGATTGGATTGCGGCAGAACTGGAAGTTGATCGCCTGATTGCAAGTGGTCAATTTAATTAA
- a CDS encoding acyl-CoA thioesterase, with the protein MKFELPEQKKLVYELVIPIRWGDMDAMGHVNNTTYFRYLESCRVDWMHAAGCMPNPLGQGPVIVNAFCNFYKQLEYPGDVLVKMFTSDPGRTTFETWATMEMVDQPGVIYAAGGATTIWVDFPKQKAINLPDWMRAIVS; encoded by the coding sequence ATGAAATTTGAATTACCCGAGCAAAAAAAACTGGTTTATGAGCTGGTCATTCCCATTCGCTGGGGTGACATGGATGCCATGGGGCACGTTAATAACACCACCTATTTCCGATACCTGGAAAGCTGCCGCGTGGACTGGATGCACGCTGCAGGGTGCATGCCTAATCCCTTGGGTCAAGGACCGGTGATCGTGAATGCATTTTGTAATTTTTACAAGCAGCTTGAATATCCAGGTGATGTGCTGGTCAAGATGTTTACCAGTGACCCGGGCAGGACTACCTTTGAAACGTGGGCCACCATGGAAATGGTGGATCAGCCTGGTGTGATCTATGCCGCAGGCGGAGCCACTACCATTTGGGTAGATTTCCCGAAACAAAAGGCGATCAACTTGCCCGACTGGATGCGCGCAATAGTCAGTTAA